The Vibrio rhizosphaerae genome contains the following window.
TGCAGAAGCGCCGGCTCTGTATGAACTGATCACCGTCAAATCAATCCTCAACGCCTGCGTGGTTTGGCTGGCAACGGGCGGCTCAACCAATCACACCTTACATCTGGTCGCAATTGCTCGTTCTGCTGGAATTATGCTTCGCTGGGAAGATATGGACGCCTTGTCTGCCGTTGTCCCCCTGCTGGCAAAGATTTATCCGAATGGCGAAGCGGATGTGAACCAGTTTCATCAGGCCGGTGGTGTTTCTGCCGTGATGCATGAACTGTTAAACGCCGGACTGCTCCATGGTGATGTGAAGTGCTTCAACAACCGAACAATCGCCGAACACATACAGAAGAAAGCAAATGGCATCCGTAACAACGCAATTATCCGCACGACCCAAGCACCATTCAGCACGACCGGTGGCATCAGACTTCTGCAAGGCAACATCGGTCAGGGCATCATGAAAGTTTCCGCGGTTGCACCGTCAAAGAGAAAAGTCACCGCAAAAGCCAGAGTGTTTGAAAGTCAGCAAGCTGTCTACAATGCCTATCACAACAATGAATTATGGTGCGACTGTGTGGTGATTTTGAAACATCAGGGCCCGACCGCAAATGGCATGCCCGAACTGCACAAACTCATGCCGCTATTAGGGAATGTTTTAGATAAAGGGTATCAGGTCGCCCTTTTAACGGATGGCCGCCTATCCGGCGCTTCAGGAAAAGTCCCGGCAGTTGTTCATATTACGCCGGAAGCCCAAAAAGGAGGCCCGATCGCAACCATTCAGGATGGGGATATCATCGAAGTTGATGGCGAGAATGGCATCATCCACAACCGGAACGCAGGCACAACACCATCAGCGACGCCCCGGTTAACAGATGAGAATGATCATGATTTATTTGATGTTATACGCATTTCATTAGACCACGCCAATAGTGGTGCCATGAGTAAAATAGTACAATGATAAAAGTACCGAGTCATCGGATGCATCATAAAAGAGTACACACAATGAACAAACGAACAACAATTGCCGATGTTGCTGCTTATTTGGGTATTAATAAATCGACTGTATCCAGAGCACTCAACAATCCAAACCGGGTATCTACTGAGCTCAAAGAGCGGATTGAGGTGGCATGTAAAGAACTGAATTACATCCCCAATGTCGCCGCCAAAACGCTGGCTTCCTCTTCGAGTAAATCAATTGTTTTAGTCGTCCCCAGTTTTACTAACTCGGTCTTCGCAGAGATTATCAGCGTCGTCAAAGCAGAATGTGATGAACTCGGATACAACCTGCTGATTGGTGATGCGACCTATACAAAATTCGGCGAAGAAAAAGTCGTTGAAAACTTCTTATCCAGAAATGTTGATGGTTTTATTTTAAGCGAAACAGAACACACCTTAGATACGAAGCGGATGATTGACTCGGCAAATCTGCCAACGGTTGAAATCATGGATAGCATTGAAAAACCGAATTTCAACGCAAACTTTGGTGTGAACCAAATTGAGGCCGCCGCTTGTTTAACCGAGTATTTAATTACTAAAGGGCGTAAAAATATTGCGTTTTGCTCCACTTGGTTGGATCGACGGGCTATGTTGAGAAAATTAGCCTGGGAAAACACACTGGAAAAACACGGGATGGAATCCCATCGCTTTTTTCAGACCAAAGAAACAACATCATTTCATAATGGTGAGAACGCAATATCAGCCATTTTAAGTCAATGGCCTGAAACCGACGCCGTATTTTTTGTCAATGACGATATGGCAGCCGGCGCCATCATGCAGTGTCAGCGTTTTGATATTAAAGTCGGTAAGGATCTCGATATTGTGGGTTTCAATGACCTTGATTTTGCAGGCGTCATCAATCCCAGACTGA
Protein-coding sequences here:
- a CDS encoding LacI family DNA-binding transcriptional regulator, which translates into the protein MNKRTTIADVAAYLGINKSTVSRALNNPNRVSTELKERIEVACKELNYIPNVAAKTLASSSSKSIVLVVPSFTNSVFAEIISVVKAECDELGYNLLIGDATYTKFGEEKVVENFLSRNVDGFILSETEHTLDTKRMIDSANLPTVEIMDSIEKPNFNANFGVNQIEAAACLTEYLITKGRKNIAFCSTWLDRRAMLRKLAWENTLEKHGMESHRFFQTKETTSFHNGENAISAILSQWPETDAVFFVNDDMAAGAIMQCQRFDIKVGKDLDIVGFNDLDFAGVINPRLTTIRTPRTKMAKLAVKTLVDIIEGKQVTSLSKELPFELMIRESA
- a CDS encoding dihydroxy-acid dehydratase domain-containing protein, translated to MLNEVIKHVTQTIEERSKASRNTYLTKIKALESEHMNLDAIEPSNAAHVLAAIDTDRRVIMRSKSTFKLGIISSYNEMVSAHAPYVHYPELIKKIAARLGHSASFIGGVPAICDGVVQGYKGMELSLISRNIIAMATAIPLTCSTADRAILLGTCDKIVPGMLIGALSRGYLPSYFIPSGTMTTGISNSEKSSARQKFHLGDIDSSQLLETECRCYHGEGTCTFYGTANTNQVMLEALGIQPIDSGLASVCSDKSAVMEEVIQAILSAEAPALYELITVKSILNACVVWLATGGSTNHTLHLVAIARSAGIMLRWEDMDALSAVVPLLAKIYPNGEADVNQFHQAGGVSAVMHELLNAGLLHGDVKCFNNRTIAEHIQKKANGIRNNAIIRTTQAPFSTTGGIRLLQGNIGQGIMKVSAVAPSKRKVTAKARVFESQQAVYNAYHNNELWCDCVVILKHQGPTANGMPELHKLMPLLGNVLDKGYQVALLTDGRLSGASGKVPAVVHITPEAQKGGPIATIQDGDIIEVDGENGIIHNRNAGTTPSATPRLTDENDHDLFDVIRISLDHANSGAMSKIVQ